In the genome of Methanopyrus kandleri AV19, one region contains:
- a CDS encoding RNA-binding protein: MTIRVVLDANFLMIPHQEGVDVFSELDRLLGSYRPIVPRQVLEELERVKRAATGRDKIAARVALSLVDAKGIEVVDVKGRDGDEAILNLARRWDRVYVGTRDKELKKRLWKLGVPVITLRQRTHLVIERG; encoded by the coding sequence GTGACCATCAGAGTCGTGTTGGACGCTAACTTCCTCATGATACCGCATCAGGAAGGGGTGGACGTGTTCTCCGAACTCGACCGCCTCTTGGGCTCCTACCGACCCATCGTTCCCCGTCAGGTCCTCGAGGAACTGGAGCGCGTGAAGCGTGCGGCTACCGGTCGGGACAAGATCGCGGCGCGAGTAGCCCTATCCCTCGTAGACGCTAAAGGGATCGAGGTAGTGGACGTTAAAGGGAGGGACGGAGACGAGGCAATCTTGAACCTCGCCCGACGGTGGGATCGAGTGTACGTGGGCACCCGAGACAAGGAGCTCAAAAAGCGCCTGTGGAAACTCGGTGTTCCGGTGATAACGTTGCGTCAGCGCACACACCTGGTGATCGAGCGGGGTTAA